In Solanum pennellii chromosome 7, SPENNV200, the following are encoded in one genomic region:
- the LOC107024120 gene encoding polycomb group protein FIE1 translates to MAARVPLGCEPVVGSLTPSRKKEYRVTNRLQEGKRPLYGVVFNFIDSRYFNVFATVGGNRVTVYQCLEGGVIAVLQSYIDEDKDESFYTVSWACNIDGSPFLVAGGINGVIRVIDAGKEKLHKSFVGHGDSVNEIRTQPLKPSLVLSASKDESVRLWNVHTGICILVFAGAGGHRNEVLSVDFHPTDIYRIASCGMDNTVKIWSMKEFWTYVEKSFTWTDLPSKFPTKYVQFPLLIASVHNNYVDCNRWLGDFILSKSVDNEILLWEPKMKEQSAGEGTSDVLQKYPVPECDIWFIKLSFDYHYKTAAIGNREGKIFVWEVQTSPPTLIAKLSHVQSKQPIRQTAMSFDGSTILSCCEDGTIWRWDVVATTF, encoded by the exons ATGGCGGCCAGAGTACCTCTAGGATGTGAGCCAGTTGTTGGATCATTAACACCTTCAAGGAAAAAGGAGTATAGAGTGACGAACAGACTCCAAGAGGGCAAACGCCCATTATATGGCGTCGTCTTCAACTTCATTGATTCGCGCTACTTCAATGTCTTTGCTACTGTGGGCGGAAATCGT GTGACTGTATATCAGTGTCTCGAAGGTGGTGTTATTGCTGTGCTGCAGTCTTATATTGATGAAGAT AAAGATGAATCCTTTTACACTGTAAGTTGGGCCTGCAATATTGATGGAAGTCCATTCTTAGTGGCTGGTGGAATAAATGGAGTTATTCGTGTTATTGATGCTGGGAAAGAGAAGCTACACAAG AGCTTTGTGGGGCACGGAGACTCAGTAAATGAAATTAGGACTCAACCCTTGAAACCATCTCTTGTATTATCTGCCAGCAAA GATGAATCTGTTCGCTTGTGGAATGTTCATACTGGAATATGCATTTTGGTATTTGCTGGCGCTGGAGGTCACCGGAATGAAGTACTTAGTGTG GACTTCCATCCTACTGATATATATCGGATTGCTAGCTGTGGAATGGATAACACTGTTAAGATCTGGTCAATGAAAG AATTCTGGACATATGTGGAGAAATCGTTTACTTGGACGGATCTTCCTTCCAAGTTTCCCACAAAATATGTACAGTTTCCA TTGTTAATAGCTTCTGTCCATAACAACTACGTTGACTGTAACAGATGGCTTGGTGATTTTATCTTGTCCAAG AGTGTTGACAATGAAATTCTATTATGGGAACCAAAGATGAAAGAACAATCTGCTGGAGAG GGCACCAGTGACGTCCTCCAAAAGTATCCTGTGCCGGAGTGTGATATATGGTTTATTAagctttcatttgattatcacTACAAAACAGCAGCTATAG GAAATAGAGAAGGCAAGATCTTTGTCTGGGAAGTACAAACAAGCCCGCCAACTTTGATTGCAAA GCTATCTCATGTTCAATCTAAACAACCAATTAGACAGACTGCCATGTCTTTTGATGGAAG CACCATACTTAGCTGTTGTGAAGATGGGACTATATGGCGCTGGGATGTGGTAGCAACAACTTTTTGA
- the LOC107025963 gene encoding uncharacterized protein LOC107025963: MASSSNILQLHHLHLLPSIHPISSVKQFTIKCTSPESSSDPEFLTPNSETTISPEKFPIEKRRKSEIIRERKSRTELIKQDPPNFEIGWKRTKPIPLDKPIGYVIMDFLEKLEELMARDFGSTALLAKVGEIVAERAREEAEVLKEEGKVEERMVTELYRVLKLMEMDLAMVSAAVKEETLNERLEQAKARCRQAILVANSF; this comes from the coding sequence ATGGCTTCTTCTTCAAATATTCTTCAACTTCACCATCTCCATCTTCTTCCTTCAATTCATCCAATTTCTTCCGTAAAGCAATTCACTATCAAATGCACTTCACCTGAATCTTCTTCAGACCCAGAATTTCTAACCCCAAATTCAGAAACAACAATTAGCCCAGAAAAATTCCCAATTGAAAAACGTCGAAAATCCGAGATAATCCGTGAGAGAAAATCAAGAACTGAGCTTATAAAGCAAGACCCACCAAATTTCGAAATTGGGTGGAAGAGAACAAAGCCAATTCCATTAGATAAGCCAATTGGGTATGTGATAATGGATTTTTTGGAGAAATTGGAAGAGTTAATGGCTAGGGATTTTGGGTCGACGGCGTTGTTAGCGAAAGTTGGAGAAATAGTTGCAGAAAGAGCTAGGGAAGAAGCGGAAGTGttgaaagaagaaggaaaagtgGAGGAGAGAATGGTGACAGAATTGTACAGAGTTTTGAAGCTTATGGAAATGGATTTAGCTATGGTGAGTGCTGCTGTTAAAGAAGAGACATTGAATGAAAGACTTGAACAAGCTAAAGCACGTTGTAGGCAAGCCATTCTTGTTGCTAattctttttga